The Corynebacterium camporealensis genome contains a region encoding:
- a CDS encoding peptidylprolyl isomerase, whose translation MPNNQKRGEEALSKLDRELNSRDRKEKARPLGVVAASVVVILALVGGIWFMTTRDGDDEEIQAEETATETSPEEAPEATVLAAQRENQLDETVTCTYDENGEDANGAEVPNGDDISARGTVTVNFQTNQGDIPMELDRELAPCTVNAITELADSGFYNDTICHRMTTGGLNVLQCGDPTGSGAGGPGFQFADEYPTDETDEANLQNPVTYPRGAVAMANSGPDTNGSQFFLNYADSQLAPNYTYFGTVTADGLETLDKIAEAGVEGGQPDGTPAEEVKIESAEVSA comes from the coding sequence GTGCCAAATAACCAAAAGCGCGGTGAAGAAGCTCTCTCCAAGTTGGATCGTGAGCTCAATTCCCGTGACCGTAAGGAAAAAGCCCGCCCGCTCGGTGTGGTTGCTGCTTCGGTAGTCGTCATTCTCGCCCTCGTGGGCGGTATCTGGTTCATGACCACCCGAGACGGCGACGACGAAGAAATCCAGGCTGAGGAGACCGCTACCGAGACTTCCCCGGAGGAAGCACCGGAGGCAACCGTGCTGGCTGCCCAGCGCGAAAACCAGCTGGATGAGACCGTCACCTGTACCTACGACGAAAACGGTGAGGACGCCAACGGCGCTGAGGTCCCGAACGGCGATGACATCTCCGCTCGTGGCACTGTGACTGTGAACTTCCAGACCAACCAGGGCGATATCCCGATGGAACTCGACCGCGAGTTGGCACCATGTACCGTCAACGCCATCACTGAGCTGGCTGACTCTGGCTTCTACAACGACACCATCTGCCACCGTATGACCACCGGTGGACTCAACGTCCTGCAGTGTGGTGACCCGACCGGTAGCGGTGCTGGCGGCCCAGGCTTCCAGTTCGCTGACGAGTACCCAACCGACGAGACCGACGAAGCAAACCTGCAGAACCCGGTCACCTACCCGCGCGGTGCTGTCGCTATGGCTAACTCCGGCCCGGATACCAACGGCTCCCAGTTCTTCTTGAACTACGCCGATTCCCAGCTGGCACCGAACTACACCTACTTCGGCACCGTGACTGCCGACGGCTTAGAGACCCTCGACAAGATTGCTGAAGCAGGCGTCGAAGGCGGCCAGCCAGACGGCACACCAGCTGAAGAAGTGAAGATTGAAAGCGCAGAAGTTAGCGCTTAA